Genomic DNA from Paenibacillus donghaensis:
TCGCTGCCGCCACCGGCTTCAACGATATTTATTACTTCAGCCGCACCTTCAAGAAATACAAACAAAAAAATCCCTCCATGGTAAGAAAACCTATGTGAAAAGGAGTTAGAATATTGAACAACAGAATCTTCGATAGAACAACTAGCAAGCTGGCGGCGACAAGCTTGCTTCTGCTGAACCTGATTGTGCCGTTTCAAGGCACCGCCCGTGCCGGAGCTGCAGACAGCAGCGTTCACCAATATTGCTTCCATTAATATTCTGGACCCGGTTACTCCAGAGGAGATCCAGACGCTCTCTTCCGCAGCACAGCTCAATCCGGCGGTATTCGCCGGTGTGAAGACCAAAGGCGACTTCTATCAGAAGCTGAATCAGGCCAGAAAATCTGCGGCCAGCGGCGGAGCGAAAGAGCAGCCGGCAACGGAAGCCCCAGCAGCTCAGACACCTGCAGTGCAAGTACCGGCGCCTGTACCGGCTGCTCCAAGCAATGACAAGCCGGCAACCGTAAAGTCCGCCAAGAAACAAGCCCGGGTTACCGCTGATCATCTGAATGTAGGATCGGGAGCCTCATCCAGAGCTGCCATCCTTACATCCTTTCCAAAAGGAACCGTCCTGGATGTGATCGGCCCCGCCAAATATGGATGGGTGAAGATTAAGTTCAACGGGCGAACCGCTTATGTATATGGACAATATATAAATATGCTGCCTTAGTCGCCCTGCTGGGCATACAACTGGGGGGTGTCCCACAAGCCATGAAATGGCTGCTTAGGACACCCCCTCGTTTTTTGGAGCAGGATAGATGTGAGCGCTTGGTGTGGACGCTCCGCGAACAGACCGTTGTTCCAATCACTGTGCTATTTAAGCGGAGAAAAGTTCTACAAATCTCGTTACTACTTAGGCCCAGCGAGGATTTAGACGCCGGATCTCCAATTCGCGAGCGGAATTCCTGCGATTGTACCCCCAGTCTGCCATCGCAGACTCATTATAGGGAAATCCTACCCCTAATGGGTCCCCGAACCGGGATTCGCTGAGGTTATAGGGAATTCCCTGGTTCGCAGCAGATCTGACACTAATCCCCTAGTCTAGGCTTAACAGGAATCAGCAGATCCAGTTGCATACAGGTATCCAGCACCTCATGGCTCAGCTGATAGAGGTTTATGTAATTGAGATGCTCCTCCAGCAGGCCATTCATCATGTTCGAATCGACCCAGTCAGCTTCGTACTCACGGCTGCTCATGACCCATTGATGGAGCCACTCCCATTCCTCGAAGCTCCCCATGGGGATCATATGGGCAGCGTATAGACCTCCGGGGAACTGTTTTTTGACAAAAGGGGCTTCCACCTCCATATCCGCCGGAATGGTAATCCAGCGCTCATATCCATGATCCGATCCGTCAGGCTGACTTCCATCCGGATGGTTGAAGCCATAGTGGCGCATATCCGGTTTGAGGGTGTCCAGCTTGGTGCGAATAACAAACTCACGAAGCTCATCTGCCGTTGCCAGCTCCGGCACTCCACCCACTAGGCAGATTGAGGCTACCGGGGCAGGGGGCAGAAAGATAATACGTACATCCTTTAGCTTGGATAACTGATTGTCGGCGTGCTGCAGTTCCTTCATCGTTACTTCCTCCTTCAGATGGAGTTGGGTCGCAGGGAGGACTGCAATGGCTTCCAGGATAGATTCGTCCGTCCATAGGTGCGGACTCAGCTTCACTTCGACACTGCCTCTAAGCCGGAGCACCAGCTCATCCAGCACAGTTTGGATGGTGGATATGGCCGCCGCTTCCTGGGCAAGCGCTCTGATCTTCTGTTGGAATATAGCAATCGCCAAGCTGGATTCCTCACTGAGCAGCATACGCTGGATGTCCTTCAGGGAAATCCTCAGCTTGCGCAGAAGCAGAATCTGCTCCAGCCTTGTCAGAGCCGGCTTGTCATAGGTCCTGTAGGCATAGCCGTCTTTTTTGACACTTTCAATCAATCCAATCTGCTCATAATATCGCAGTGTCCTGGTCGAAATGTTGAAGCTGCGGGTAACCTCGCTGATCGTCTGTAAATCCATAACATCCTCCCTCCCATCTTCAGCCTAACGTGTGACGCGACGTCAAAGTCAAGTGTGCCTTCTCCTTCTTCACAGGAAACAGTAGGTTACCCCTATTTTCAC
This window encodes:
- a CDS encoding effector binding domain-containing protein; translated protein: MDLQTISEVTRSFNISTRTLRYYEQIGLIESVKKDGYAYRTYDKPALTRLEQILLLRKLRISLKDIQRMLLSEESSLAIAIFQQKIRALAQEAAAISTIQTVLDELVLRLRGSVEVKLSPHLWTDESILEAIAVLPATQLHLKEEVTMKELQHADNQLSKLKDVRIIFLPPAPVASICLVGGVPELATADELREFVIRTKLDTLKPDMRHYGFNHPDGSQPDGSDHGYERWITIPADMEVEAPFVKKQFPGGLYAAHMIPMGSFEEWEWLHQWVMSSREYEADWVDSNMMNGLLEEHLNYINLYQLSHEVLDTCMQLDLLIPVKPRLGD
- a CDS encoding SH3 domain-containing protein produces the protein MPELQTAAFTNIASINILDPVTPEEIQTLSSAAQLNPAVFAGVKTKGDFYQKLNQARKSAASGGAKEQPATEAPAAQTPAVQVPAPVPAAPSNDKPATVKSAKKQARVTADHLNVGSGASSRAAILTSFPKGTVLDVIGPAKYGWVKIKFNGRTAYVYGQYINMLP